A single Anopheles funestus chromosome 2RL, idAnoFuneDA-416_04, whole genome shotgun sequence DNA region contains:
- the LOC125763854 gene encoding solute carrier family 23 member 2 — METEQQQPQCAPEQEHTKEAKVRGADINYGIDDNPPWYFCIMMALQHYLTMIGAIVSIPFILTPALCMRDEDPARGTIISTMIFVTGLITYLQATWGCRLPIVQGGTISFLVPTLAILNLPQWKCPPVEVMDAMTESDRTELWQVRMRELSGAIAVAALSQVVLGFSGLVGKVLRIITPLTIVPTVALVGITLFRHASETASKQWGIAVGTTAMLTLFSQVMSDVQFPGVGYRKGHALRLIWFPLFKLFPVLLTIAIMWTVCGVLTATGVFPVGHPARTDVRLRVLEDAEWFRIPYPGQFGLPTVSLAGVLGMLAGVIACTVESISYYPTISQMCAAPPPPLHAINRGIGIEGLGTVLAGLWGSGNGTNTFGENVGAIGVTKVGSRRVIQWAALIMILQGVLNKFGAAFIMIPDPVVGGIFCVMFGMITAFGLAALQYVDLRSARNLYILGVSFFFPLVLCLWLQEHPGAIQTGNETVDSTLSVLLGTTILVGGVLGCTLDNLIPGTPEERGLVAWSKEMALETVQSGEGMAPGGGLEWEKNTFDFPYGMTLLRRWKWTRHVPFLPTYKMKL, encoded by the exons ATGGAGActgagcagcagcaaccacaaTGCGCACCGGAGCAGGAACATACGAAAGAAGCTAAGGTTCGTGGTGCTGACATAAACTATGGAATCGACGACAATCCACCATGGTACTTCTGCATCATGATGGCGTTACAG CACTACCTAACGATGATTGGTGCGATCGTTTCGATTCCTTTCATCCTAACGCCCGCTCTCTGCATGAGAGATGAAGATCCTGCCCGAGGGACCATCATATCTACCATGATCTTCGTCACCGGTTTGATCACCTATCTGCAAGCAACCTGGGGCTGTCGGTTACCCATCGTACAGGGTGGTACCATCTCCTTTCTCGTGCCTACACTTGCCATCCTCAATCTGCCCCAGTGGAAATGTCCACCGGTGGAAGTAATGGACGCAATGACAGAGTCGGACCGTACGGAGCTTTGGCAGGTGCGAATGCGTGAACTCTCCGGGGCCATTGCCGTTGCAGCCCTGTCGCAGGTTGTGCTCGGTTTTAGCGGACTGGTGGGAAAGGTGTTGCGTATCATCACTCCGTTAACGATCGTACCGACGGTGGCACTCGTGGGCATAACACTCTTTCGGCATGCTAGTGAAACAGCGTCCAAGCAGTGGGGCATAGCCGTCGGTACCACCGCCATGCTGACGCTCTTCTCCCAGGTTATGTCCGATGTGCAGTTTCCCGGGGTGGGATACCGGAAGGGACATGCATTACGATTGATCTGGTTTCCGCTGTTCAAACTGTTTCCTGTACTGCTTACGATCGCCATCATGTGGACCGTGTGTGGTGTACTGACGGCTACCGGTGTCTTCCCAGTAGGACATCCAGCGCGCACGGATGTACGGTTGCGCGTGCTGGAGGATGCGGAATGGTTCCGCATACCGTACCCGGGACAGTTCGGGTTGCCGACCGTATCGTTAGCCGGCGTGTTGGGAATGTTGGCGGGTGTGATTGCCTGTACGGTGGAATCGATCAGCTACTATCCGACGATCTCGCAGATGTGTGCGGCTCCACCACCGCCCTTGCACGCCATCAACCGGGGCATCGGAATCGAAGGACTCGGCACGGTGCTGGCCGGACTGTGGGGTTCCGGCAATGGAACGAATACGTTCGGCGAGAATGTTGGAGCAATCGGTGTCACGAAGGTAGGCAGCCGGCGTGTAATACAGTGGGCCGCCCTTATCATGATACTGCAGGGTGTGCTGAACAAGTTCGGTGCCGCCTTCATCATGATACCGGACCCAGTAGTCGGAGGCATCTTTTGCGTCATGTTTGGTATGATCACGGCGTTCGGGTTGGCGGCACTACAGTACGTGGATTTGCGATCGGCGCGCAATCTGTACATACTGGGCGTTTCGTTCTTCTTTCCGCTCGTTCTTTGTCTGTGGCTGCAGGAACATCCGGGTGCAATACAAACCGGCAATGAAACGGTCGATTCTACGCTGTCGGTATTGCTCGGTACCACTATTCTCGTCGGTGGTGTGCTCGGTTGCACGCTGGATAATCTTATACCCGGCACGCCGGAGGAACGTGGACTTGTAGCTTGGTCGAAAGAAATGGCCCTGGAAACGGTACAGAGTGGGGAAGGAATGGCACCCGGGGGCGGATTGGAGTGGGAAAAGAACACGTTCGATTTTCCATACGGTATGACGCTGTTGCGACG CTGGAAATGGACTCGTCACGTTCCGTTCCTACCGACCTACAAAATGAAGCTTTGA